In Aythya fuligula isolate bAytFul2 chromosome 6, bAytFul2.pri, whole genome shotgun sequence, the following are encoded in one genomic region:
- the C6H2orf88 gene encoding small membrane A-kinase anchor protein → MGCIKSKDAFPGSNAILVEGRREGNEACTGEKSSLIAVMVDEKGPSSTTVLDYAHRLSHEILDQAVKQWAVTESKYSDIPFIESDVP, encoded by the coding sequence ATGGGATGCATCAAATCCAAGGATGCCTTTCCGGGTTCAAACGCCATCCTGGTTGAAGGGCGCAGGGAAGGTAACGAGGCATGCACCGGGGAGAAATCATCGCTGATAGCAGTGATGGTGGACGAGAAGGGGCCGTCGAGCACCACAGTGCTGGACTATGCGCACCGCCTCTCCCACGAGATTCTCGATCAGGCGGTGAAGCAGTGGGCAGTGACGGAGAGCAAATACAGCGACATTCCCTTCATCGAGAGCGACGTGCCCTGA